Proteins from a genomic interval of Zingiber officinale cultivar Zhangliang chromosome 1B, Zo_v1.1, whole genome shotgun sequence:
- the LOC122051560 gene encoding DEAD-box ATP-dependent RNA helicase 15-like, with the protein MGEAKDNDVYEKELLDYEEEEEKAPDSVAAKVSGEAVKKGYIGIHSSGFRDFLLKPELLRAIVDCGFEHPSEGKDHLHVSQFGGE; encoded by the exons ATGGGGGAAGCCAAGGATAATGATGTTTACGAGAAGGAGCTCCTGGactacgaagaggaggaagagaaagctcCGGATTCGGTCGCTGCCAAGGTTTCCGGTGAAGCAGTGAAAAA GGGTTACATTGGGATTCACAGTTCCGGATTCAGAGACTTTCTGTTGAAGCCAGAACTCCTTCGTGCTATCGTTGATTGTGGTTTTGAGCATCCTTCCGAAG GTAAAGATCACTTGCATGTTTCTCAGTTTGGTGGAGAATAG